The Desulfurobacterium pacificum genome contains the following window.
ACTGTAGATAAAATTATTGGTGTTACGGATAATGCTTTATGCATTGATAGTCCGGATGATGGAATAATTTGCTTCACGGATTATGATCCTTTAAATAATTCAACGCTGGATGCTTCTGAGTTAGAAGGAAAGTATTACGTGGGGTATACTTCTACTAATGGAGATGGAGTTTTATCTCCTGAATATTGCTTTGAATTGAAGGATGGCGAGATTCTTTATCCTACGATAAATGGCATTGAAGTTTTAGGTAATTACGTTATAGACGGTAATAAAATTGAGGTTGAGAATCAAACGAGTGATGTAGATATAATAGTTTTAGATACAAAGTTGGATGATGCTTATGTGGCTTTAGAGCAAACCGATAATGATACCAATATGTATCTCTATAAAGCTATTTCTTCAGAGGAAGACTGCATTGCTATTAATGCTATGAATCCCTAATTATTTTGAATGCTGTGTAACTGAGCGGGGAACTTAAGTTCCCCGCTTTTTTATTTTGAAACAATATTATGTTAGTTCGTGTTATAATTCCTGGCATGGATGTGAACGTTTTTGTATATACAACAGCTGTTCTCTATACGGTTTCTGCGCTGCACTACCTTCTCTTTTTGGTTCTAAGAAAGGAGAAGTTAGTTAGTATTGGTCTTTATAGCGCAAGAGTAGGATTTCTTACCAATTTACTGTCCTGTATTTTGTTAGTTGCTTCTGAGGGGACAGAATCTCTTTTTACTCCTAAAGGTGCGTTTCTTCTGCTTGGTATCAGCATAATTTCTGTGTTCTTGTACTTTTCTACGAAACACAAACTTTCTTTGTCGGGTGCTTTTTTAGTTCCTTGGTCTGCTGTTTCTTTAATAGTAGCTTCTTTTGTTTCGGGAGTACCTAAGGACTCGTTTCCTGTTGGAAGTGTTGGATTGGTGCATATAGTTACAGCTTTTTTAGGGTATAGTGCCTTTATCTTTTCTGCTCTTATGGCAGTTGTATATTTGATTTCTGAGAATCACTTGAAAAAGAAGAAGTTTTCTGTGTTTTTCCAGAAGCTTCCTTCGTTAACTCTTTTAGAATCGGTTATATATCACTCTCTTACGGTTGGCTTTATGTTTATAACCGTTTCCATGTTTGCAGGTGCAGTTTGGTCTGAAAAACTTTTCGGTAAATACTGGATGTGGCATCCAAAACAGGTTGCTACTTTAATAACCTGGTTCTTCTACGCGGGCGTAATACATCTGTACCTTTACGGAAACTGGAGAGGAAAAAGACTTTGTTATATGTCAATTTTTGGGGCTTTTGTTATTCTTTTGAATTTCATAGGAGTGAACTTCCTAAGTTCTAAGGATGTTCACTCTTTTAAGGGGTAGAGATGGAAGGGTTGAAGTTCTGTTGTTTGGGATTGAGCCATAAGACAGCTCCTGTAGAGATAAGGGAAAAGTATGCTTTTAAGGGAGAGGAAACGGAAGAAAAGCTTTTAAAGTTGAACTCTCTTCCGTCCATAGAAGAGTGCATGATTTTATCTACCTGTAACAGGGTGGAAATTTACTTTGTTACGAGGTCTTCTTCTCCTTTTAAAGATGTTGTTGATTTTCTATTAACAGAGAAAAACGGTAGCGTTGAAGAGATTAATTCCTTCTTCTACAAAAAAGAAGATTGTGAAGCTATAAGACACGGTTTTTACGTTGCTGCAAGCCTTGATTCTATGGTTGTGGGAGAACCTCAGATAGTCGGTCAGTTTAAGGATGCCTTTCAGTTAGCTAAGGATTGTGGAACTATAGGAACAGTTATGTGCAGGTTCTGTGAAACTGCTCTAAAGGTTTCTAAAAGAGTAAGAACAGAAACGGGAATTTCAAAAAATGCTGTTTCTATAAGTTTTGCTGCTGTTGAGCTTGCAAAAAAGATATTCGGTAATCTCAACGGTAAAAAGGTCGCCATTATTGGTGCAGGTGAAATGGCGGAATTAGCAGTAAAGCACTTAGTTTCTAACGGTGCTTCAGAAGTTTTTGTTGTTAATAGGACTTTTGAGAGAGCTGAAAAATTGGCTGAGGAGTTTGGAGGGAAAGCCTTTCCTCTTGATAAGCTGCAAGAGGTTCTTTTGATGGCTGATATAGTGATAAGTTCTACGGGCGCTCCGGGATACGTTCTTACTCCGGAAAACGTTGTTCCTGCTGTGGAGAGAAGAGGTGGAAGACCGATGTTCCTTATTGACATAGCTGTTCCGAGAGATATTGACCCTGCCCTTAACGATGTGGATGGGCTTTACGTTTACGATATTGACGATTTACAGCAGGTTGTGGAAGCCAATATAAAGGAAAGGTTAAGGGAGGCTGAAACGGCTAAGGAGATAATAGAATCTTACGTTGAGAGATTTGTTAAGTGGTTGAGGGAGTTAGAGGTTGCTCCTCTTATAGCGGAGTTGAAGCAAAAGGCTGAAGAGATAAGGAAAGAGGAGTTAAGGAAACGTTTACCTAAATTAAAGCTTACTCCTGAGCAGGAGCAGGAAATTGATAATATAACGCGAATAATCATAAACAAGTTGCTTCACCAGCCTATTACCAACGTTAAAAGAAAGGCTGTTGAGGAAGAAGCCCGTCATAACGTTGTTCAGGTATTCAGAGAGATTTTTGGTCTTGGAAAAGAATAAAGATAGGGAGAGTGCGTATGAAAATCAGGATTGGAACCCGTAAGAGTAAGTTGGCTTTGTGGCAGTCTGAGTGGGTAAAGATGAAGATAGAGGAAAAGTTTCCTGACGTTGAAGTTGAGCTTGTAAAGATTGTTACTAAAGGGGATAAGATACTTGACGTTCCTTTGGCAAAAATAGGTGATAAAGGGCTATTTACGAAAGAGATAGAAGATGCGATGTTGCGCGGTGAGGTTGATATAGCTGTTCATAGTTTGAAGGACGTTCCATCAAGGCTTCCTGAAGGGCTTGCGTTGATAGCTTTTTCTGATAGAGAAGACCCGAGGGATGCGCTACTTTCTTGCGGGAAGTATACTCTATCTACACTGCCAGAAGGTGCCGTTATCGGAACTAGTTCTTTAAGGAGGAAGGCACAGTTAAGGATAGTTAGACCTGACCTTGAGATAAGAGATTTAAGAGGTAACGTTGATACGAGAATCAGGAAGTTAAAGGAAGGTCAATACGATGCAATTATATTGGCGGCAGCAGGTGTAAAGAGATTAGGCTGGGAAGATGAAATTGATGAAATTATTTCGCCGCAGATTATGATTCCTTCCGTTTCTCAGGGGATACTGGGGATTGAAGGAAGAGAAGGTGATGATGAGATAATCAGGATAGTGAGGGAAGCGATAAATTCGGAGGATTCTGAAATAGCGGCTCATCTTGAGAGGGCGTTTTTAGCTACTGTTGAGGGAGGATGTCAGGTTCCGTTAGGGTGTTATGCTGTTGTTAATGACGGGAAGGTTCACGTCAGGGCTTTTATTTCTGACCTCAACGGCGAGTTTTACCATAGGGAAGAAGGTGTCTTTGAATGTAATAGTGTGGAAGAAGCAGAGAGGATAGGAAAAGAGGTTGCGAACAGACTTCTTTCGGCTGGTGGAAAGAGAATATTGGATGAGTTGATGAAATGTCAGTGAGATTTTTTGTCTCTTCGGTTTTGAGTGAGGAGCATAAGAGAGATTTGCATAATGTGGGTGTGGAGGGGGTGGATTTTTCGCTGATAAAAACAGAAAGAGTTCCTTTTTCTTTGAAAAACGATTTGTGGGATTATGCTGTTTTTTCCAGTAAGAATGGAGTTCGCCATTTCTTTTCTGATGTTTTACCGGATACTTTGAAAGATGTAACGGTGGTGGCGGTTGGTAAATCTACTGCTAAAGCCTTGCAGGGGTTAGGGTTTAATCCTGTTATTCCCCATAACTTTAGCGGAGAGGGGTTAGTAGAGCTTTTTAAGCAGGCAGATTTAGAAGGGAAGAGGTTTTTGGTGGTAAGACCTGAGAAGGGAAGGAAGGTTTTTGTTCAGTTTTTGAGGGAAAGAGGAGCAGAAGTTGAAGAGGTAGTTGTTTACAGGACGGTGGTTAATGAGGAAGTCGCTGGTGTTTTAGAGAAAGAGCTGAAAAAAGGTTTTGATTTTGTTTCTTTTACCAGTCCTTCAAACTTTAAAGCTTTTTTATCTTTGGGGAAGGAGTTGGCAAAAAGGGTATTAAAAGAAGCTAAAGTTATACCTATAGGTCACGTTACGGCTGACGCTGTGAGAAAAGCAGGCTTTAGCGTTTATAAGATGCCTGAAGAGTATACTTTAAACGGCATCGTTAAACTTATACTGGAGGAGGTTTCAAATGCTTACGGGTAGATTTCCAGAGCTGAGATTGAGGAGGTTGAGAAAGAACGAGAATATAAGAAGAATGGTTAGAGAAACAGTTTTAACGGTTGATGATTTTATATATCCGCTTTTTATCGTTGAGGGTGAAGGAGTTAAGGAAGAAATACCTTCTATGCCGGGGCAGTTTCGTTATTCCATTGATAGAGTGGTAGAGGAAGTTGCTGAAGTTAAAGAGTTGGGTATTCCTGCAGTAATTCTTTTCGGTATTCCTGCTTACAAGGATGAGTTGGGTTCCGATTCTTTTTCTGATAACGGAATTATTCAGAGGGCGGTAAGGGCTATAAAAAAGGAGGTTCCAGATATTTACGTTATTACAGATGTTTGTTTCTGTGAGTATACCTCTCACGGGCATTGCGGTTACTTGAAGTGTGAAGGTGATTATTGTGATGTAGATAACGACAAGACTCTTGAGCTTTTAAAGAAACAGGTGGTTTCTCACGCTAAAGCAGGTGTTGATATGGTTGCACCTTCAGGTATGATGGACGGTATGATTAAAGCGATAAGAGAAGGGCTTGATGAGGCTGGTTTTACGGACATACCAATTATGTCTTACGCTGCGAAGTACGCTTCTGCCTATTACGGTCCTTTTAGAGATGCTGCTGAATCTACACCGGCTTTTGGTGATAGACGTTCCTATCAGATGGATCCGGCTAACAGCGATGAAGCTTTAAGGGAAGTTGCTCTTGATATTCAAGAAGGTGCAGATATCGTTATGGTAAAACCTGCGCTTTCCTATATGGATATTATCAGAAGGGTAAAGGAAACCTTTAAATATCCTGTAGCTGCCTATAACGTTAGTGGTGAGTACTCTATGGTAAAAGCAGCGGCAATGAAGGGCTGGATTGATGAGAGGAAGGTTGTGCTTGAAACGCTTCTTTCAATGAAGAGGGCTGGTGCTGACCTTATACTTACTTACCATGCCAAAGATGCTGCTAAATGGTTAAAAGAGGGATAATGGAAAAGTTGGTTTTATGGCTTGATGAAGTTGGAATTGAGGATATTCCGATTGTTGGGGGAAAGAACGCTTCTTTAGGCGAAATGATAAGAAAACTGTCGCCTAAAGGGATTAAAATTCCTTATGGTTTTGTCGTAACTGCTGAGGCTTACAGGTACTTTATTAGCTATAACAGACTTGATAAGAAGATAAGGGATATTTTGGAGAGAATAGATGTTTCTAACGTTAAAGAATTAGAGGAAGGTAGCAGAGAAATAAGGAATTTGATAAGGAGCGGAAGGTTTCCTGAAGACTTGAAGGCTCAGGTTATAGAAGCCTATCAAGAGTTATCTCAGAGATATGGCGTTGAGAACGTTGATGTGGCTGTTCGCTCTTCGGCTACGGCAGAGGATTTGCCTAATGCATCTTTTGCCGGTCAGCAGGAAACGTATTTGAACGTTAGAGGAACCTGTAAGGTTCTTGATTCTATTAGAAAGTGTTTTGCTTCTCTTTTTACTGAAAGGGCTCTCTCTTATAGAGAGAAATTTGGCTTTGACCATTTCAGGATTGCCCTTGCTGTTGGCGTTCAAAAGATGGTGAGGTCAGACCTCGCGTCTTCTGGTGTGGCTTTTTCTCTTGATACAGAAACGGGATTCAGGAACGTTGTTCTCATAACGGGTTCTTATGGATTGGGTGAGTATGTGGTGAAAGGAGTTGTTGTTCCAGATGAGTGGTTTGTTTTTAAGCCTACTCTGGAGAAAGGATTTAGGGCAATAATAGATAAGAAGTTGGGAATTAAGGACAAGAAGCTGATTTACGATGAATCTGGCGTAGGGGTTGTTGAAGCTAAGGTGGATGAAAGAGACAGGAATAGGTTTTCTTTAAGTGATGATGAAGTTTTGACTCTGGCAAGGTGGGTAATGGAGATAGAGCGTTACTATTCCAAACCGATGGATGTTGAATGGGCAAAGGATGGTGAAACGGGAGAGCTTTACGTTGTTCAGGCAAGACCTGAGACTGTTCATGGGAGTAAGAAATCTTACAGGTTAGAGATATATAAACTTACGCTTCCTGAAAGCGAGAAAGAAAAAAGGGTTTTACTGAAGGGTATTGCTGTAGGAAAGAAGGTTGCTTACGGGAAAGTAAAAGTTTTGAAGTCTCTTGAAGAAGCTGAAAAGTTTGAAGAAGGTGATGTTTTGGTGGCAGATATTACAGACCCTGACTGGGAACCGTTGATGAGAAAAGCGTCTGCCATTGTGACTAACAGGGGAGGGAGAACCTGTCACGCTGCTATTGTGGCGAGGGAGTTAGGGGTTCCTGCTGTTGTAGGCACCGGAAACGCTACTGAAATTTTGAACGATGGTGATGAAGTAACTGTGTCGTGCTGTGAGGGTTCTACAGGTTACATTTATGAAGGTAAGGTAGATTATTCTGTGGAGGAGGTGGACGTTTCGGAATTACCTTCTACGAAGACCCCTATTATGCTTAATGTAGCTTCTCCTGATAGGGCTTTTGAGCTTTCATTTTTGCCTTCTGCTGGTGTAGGGCTTGCTAGAGAAGAATTTATTATTAACAACTACATAGGTATTCATCCGCTTGCCCTCATAAACTTTGACGATTTGAGCGTTGAGTTGAAGGAACAGATTGAGGAGATAACAGTTGGTTATGAAGATAAAAAATCTTTCTACGTTGATAAGTTAGCTTACGGTATTGCAAGGATAGCTGCAGCTTTTTATCCAAAGCCTGTAATTTTGAGGTTCTCAGATTTTAAATCAAACGAGTATGCTCACCTTTTAGGAGGAAGTATTTTTGAACCTGCTGAAGAAAATCCGATGTTAGGCTGGAGGGGAGCGTCAAGATACTATTCTGATAAGTTTAAGGAAGCTTTTGGACTTGAGTGTCTTGCTGTTAAGAAGGTTAGGGAAGAGATGGGGCTTGATAACCTGATAGTTATGGTTCCGTTCTGCAGGACACCTGAAGAGGGTAAAAAGGTTCTTGAGGTTATGAAAGAGTTTGGTTTAGAAAGAGGGAAAGAGGGACTTGAAGTTTACGTGATGTGTGAAATTCCTTCTAACGTTATTTTAGGAAAGGAGTTTGCGGAGGTTTTTGATGGATTTTCTATAGGTTCAAACGATTTAACACAGCTTACTTTGGGCGTTGATAGGGACTCATCTTTGGTGGCACATATATACGATGAAAGAAATGAGGCTGTTAAGTGGATGGTGGAGAAAGCTATTGAGAACGGAAAAAATTACGGAAGAAAGGTAGGTATATGTGGACAGGCGCCTTCTGATTATCCTGAATTTTTAAGGTTTCTAATAGAAAAAAGGATAGATAGTATATCTGTTAATCCTGATGCGTTAGTGGATGTTTTGAGAATTGTTAGTCAGATAGAGAGGGAATTAGAAAGTGAGAGTTGAATTCTTTAACTGGAAGTTAAAGGATGTGGAGAAACCCAAAACAGATATGCCTTTTTCTCATTTGCCATGGGAAGATTTAGAAGAGTGGAAAGACGTTTCTGAAGATATGAGAAGTAGATTTGAAACAATGGTGATTGTTGGGATAGGCGGTTCTTCTTTAGGGACAAAAACGGTGTATGAGGCTTTGAGATATAAAGCTACGAGAAAGCTCCTTTTTATAGATAACGTGGACCCTTTACTTATATCTGAGACGCTTAGAACTCTTGATTGGGAAAATACTTGTTTTTTCTTTGCGAGTAAGTCGGGGAAGACGTTAGAAACTGTAACTGTTCTTAACGTTATACTGCGAGAATTAAGGTCAAGGAACCTTCCTTTAAAGGATAGAGTAATTTTTGTGGGAGATAAAGGTAATTCATTTGAAGAGCTTTCACGAAAATTCAATACAAAGTTTGTTCCTGTTCCATCTGAAATTGGTGGGAGATTTTCGGTTTTTACGGCGATTTCGGTAATTCCTTGCTTTTATGCAGGTTTTGACTGTGAAGTTTTATTGAAGGGTGGTGAGTTATCTCTCAAGGAGATTAAGACAGCTTTAAATTTAGCTGTCTGGAAATATGAGAATTATATGGTTGGTAGAAAAAATTCTGTTTTAATGCCTTATACTTCTTACTTGAGAGAGTTTACGGAGTGGTATAGCCAGTTGTGGGCTGAATCTTTGGGGAAAAATGGAAAAGGGCAAACTCCTGTTAAGGCTGTAGGGACGTCTTCTCAGCATTCTATCTTGCAGCTTTTTATTGATGGACCTGATGATAAGTTGTATCAGTTCTTTATGGTAGAGAGGTTCCCTGCAGATTACAGGCTTCCTGAAAACGTGGAAATTCTGGAGTATCTCTCTAATAAGAGGATTTCTGAGGTTATTAAAGCAGAGTTTGAGGGGACGCTTCAATCTCTTATCATGAAAGGAAGACCTGTAGTTGTTTTCACTTTGAAAAGGTTGGAAGAGTTTGAACTTGGGTATCTATTTATGACTTATATGGTAGCTACTGTGAAAATGGCAGAATTGTTGGGAGTAAATCCTTACGGTCAACCGGCTGTTGAACTTGGTAAAAAGGTTGCTAAAGAGATTCTGTCTTCCTAAGCAATTCCCAGACTGCTATTCCTGTTGCTACTGAAACGTTTAAAGAAGGAGTTTTACCTTTACCTGGTATAGATACTATTTTGTTGCTTATTTTGAGGAGTTCTTCACTTATACCTTTCCCTTCAGAACCCAC
Protein-coding sequences here:
- a CDS encoding cytochrome C assembly family protein; the encoded protein is MLVRVIIPGMDVNVFVYTTAVLYTVSALHYLLFLVLRKEKLVSIGLYSARVGFLTNLLSCILLVASEGTESLFTPKGAFLLLGISIISVFLYFSTKHKLSLSGAFLVPWSAVSLIVASFVSGVPKDSFPVGSVGLVHIVTAFLGYSAFIFSALMAVVYLISENHLKKKKFSVFFQKLPSLTLLESVIYHSLTVGFMFITVSMFAGAVWSEKLFGKYWMWHPKQVATLITWFFYAGVIHLYLYGNWRGKRLCYMSIFGAFVILLNFIGVNFLSSKDVHSFKG
- the hemA gene encoding glutamyl-tRNA reductase, whose amino-acid sequence is MEGLKFCCLGLSHKTAPVEIREKYAFKGEETEEKLLKLNSLPSIEECMILSTCNRVEIYFVTRSSSPFKDVVDFLLTEKNGSVEEINSFFYKKEDCEAIRHGFYVAASLDSMVVGEPQIVGQFKDAFQLAKDCGTIGTVMCRFCETALKVSKRVRTETGISKNAVSISFAAVELAKKIFGNLNGKKVAIIGAGEMAELAVKHLVSNGASEVFVVNRTFERAEKLAEEFGGKAFPLDKLQEVLLMADIVISSTGAPGYVLTPENVVPAVERRGGRPMFLIDIAVPRDIDPALNDVDGLYVYDIDDLQQVVEANIKERLREAETAKEIIESYVERFVKWLRELEVAPLIAELKQKAEEIRKEELRKRLPKLKLTPEQEQEIDNITRIIINKLLHQPITNVKRKAVEEEARHNVVQVFREIFGLGKE
- the hemC gene encoding hydroxymethylbilane synthase yields the protein MKIRIGTRKSKLALWQSEWVKMKIEEKFPDVEVELVKIVTKGDKILDVPLAKIGDKGLFTKEIEDAMLRGEVDIAVHSLKDVPSRLPEGLALIAFSDREDPRDALLSCGKYTLSTLPEGAVIGTSSLRRKAQLRIVRPDLEIRDLRGNVDTRIRKLKEGQYDAIILAAAGVKRLGWEDEIDEIISPQIMIPSVSQGILGIEGREGDDEIIRIVREAINSEDSEIAAHLERAFLATVEGGCQVPLGCYAVVNDGKVHVRAFISDLNGEFYHREEGVFECNSVEEAERIGKEVANRLLSAGGKRILDELMKCQ
- a CDS encoding uroporphyrinogen-III synthase, encoding MSVRFFVSSVLSEEHKRDLHNVGVEGVDFSLIKTERVPFSLKNDLWDYAVFSSKNGVRHFFSDVLPDTLKDVTVVAVGKSTAKALQGLGFNPVIPHNFSGEGLVELFKQADLEGKRFLVVRPEKGRKVFVQFLRERGAEVEEVVVYRTVVNEEVAGVLEKELKKGFDFVSFTSPSNFKAFLSLGKELAKRVLKEAKVIPIGHVTADAVRKAGFSVYKMPEEYTLNGIVKLILEEVSNAYG
- the hemB gene encoding porphobilinogen synthase, with the translated sequence MLTGRFPELRLRRLRKNENIRRMVRETVLTVDDFIYPLFIVEGEGVKEEIPSMPGQFRYSIDRVVEEVAEVKELGIPAVILFGIPAYKDELGSDSFSDNGIIQRAVRAIKKEVPDIYVITDVCFCEYTSHGHCGYLKCEGDYCDVDNDKTLELLKKQVVSHAKAGVDMVAPSGMMDGMIKAIREGLDEAGFTDIPIMSYAAKYASAYYGPFRDAAESTPAFGDRRSYQMDPANSDEALREVALDIQEGADIVMVKPALSYMDIIRRVKETFKYPVAAYNVSGEYSMVKAAAMKGWIDERKVVLETLLSMKRAGADLILTYHAKDAAKWLKEG
- the ppsA gene encoding phosphoenolpyruvate synthase, translating into MEKLVLWLDEVGIEDIPIVGGKNASLGEMIRKLSPKGIKIPYGFVVTAEAYRYFISYNRLDKKIRDILERIDVSNVKELEEGSREIRNLIRSGRFPEDLKAQVIEAYQELSQRYGVENVDVAVRSSATAEDLPNASFAGQQETYLNVRGTCKVLDSIRKCFASLFTERALSYREKFGFDHFRIALAVGVQKMVRSDLASSGVAFSLDTETGFRNVVLITGSYGLGEYVVKGVVVPDEWFVFKPTLEKGFRAIIDKKLGIKDKKLIYDESGVGVVEAKVDERDRNRFSLSDDEVLTLARWVMEIERYYSKPMDVEWAKDGETGELYVVQARPETVHGSKKSYRLEIYKLTLPESEKEKRVLLKGIAVGKKVAYGKVKVLKSLEEAEKFEEGDVLVADITDPDWEPLMRKASAIVTNRGGRTCHAAIVARELGVPAVVGTGNATEILNDGDEVTVSCCEGSTGYIYEGKVDYSVEEVDVSELPSTKTPIMLNVASPDRAFELSFLPSAGVGLAREEFIINNYIGIHPLALINFDDLSVELKEQIEEITVGYEDKKSFYVDKLAYGIARIAAAFYPKPVILRFSDFKSNEYAHLLGGSIFEPAEENPMLGWRGASRYYSDKFKEAFGLECLAVKKVREEMGLDNLIVMVPFCRTPEEGKKVLEVMKEFGLERGKEGLEVYVMCEIPSNVILGKEFAEVFDGFSIGSNDLTQLTLGVDRDSSLVAHIYDERNEAVKWMVEKAIENGKNYGRKVGICGQAPSDYPEFLRFLIEKRIDSISVNPDALVDVLRIVSQIERELESES
- a CDS encoding glucose-6-phosphate isomerase, producing the protein MRVEFFNWKLKDVEKPKTDMPFSHLPWEDLEEWKDVSEDMRSRFETMVIVGIGGSSLGTKTVYEALRYKATRKLLFIDNVDPLLISETLRTLDWENTCFFFASKSGKTLETVTVLNVILRELRSRNLPLKDRVIFVGDKGNSFEELSRKFNTKFVPVPSEIGGRFSVFTAISVIPCFYAGFDCEVLLKGGELSLKEIKTALNLAVWKYENYMVGRKNSVLMPYTSYLREFTEWYSQLWAESLGKNGKGQTPVKAVGTSSQHSILQLFIDGPDDKLYQFFMVERFPADYRLPENVEILEYLSNKRISEVIKAEFEGTLQSLIMKGRPVVVFTLKRLEEFELGYLFMTYMVATVKMAELLGVNPYGQPAVELGKKVAKEILSS